A genome region from Mercenaria mercenaria strain notata chromosome 11, MADL_Memer_1, whole genome shotgun sequence includes the following:
- the LOC123565398 gene encoding uncharacterized protein LOC123565398 translates to MRKCEITLSQLGFKSDIDNTDNLRRIVRRLPMHVRGKWVDIAHSITESGREPGFSDLVKFVEEKARIATSLYGLDLANEKSHGKIVEDRTFKSKPSPAPRRNNAVSFATNSAVNNSMYKPSRKCYCCSGSCKDLASCTKFTAMNLNDREQFVKKNRLCFNCLKGKHFSNVCRKPTGCNVTECKSRHHFLLHSWVDSKSDHTNQQSVVNCATKSGSYVKNCLGIIPVLVRGKSGTYCKTYALLDEGADQTLCDERLLKMLNLPSKPVTFKMSTASSSGIIVEGQEVELHVQPASGGNDVTLRKVWSVKSLPVSTRSAVRNADIRDLPYLSKIEIPEIDSSSVMLLIGTDAPQAHIPLEVRSGRHDQPYAIKTQLGWAVRGPVTDTTTQKSANVNFQQSADVLLQQQLEKMWTTDFDDKVKVERNSMSLEDKKALNTMNSSLRYENGHYKLKLPLRDEKAVMPNNLTLAHARLEHLKRKLARDQELHKMYTASVTDYIQKGHAQEVTHIESDSNRVWYLPHHPVTNPNKPGKVRVVFDCAAKYKGISLNSQLLQGPDFMNSLVGVLIRFRQEPVAIAADIEAMFHQVRVEDLDCDALRFLWWPEGDMTQQPRCYKMLVHLFGATSSPSCTAYALIRTATDNAHMYKPEVINTVKRNFYVDDCLKSVSSDEKAIELAADLQSLLRRGGFRLTKWLSNKRDVVESIPESERAPSIMNLSKSDSLPVDRALGVQWNVEKDELKFKVKVSEKPITRRGILSIVSSIFDPLGLVAPVTLRAKAIVQNLCRQKLSWDDPIPEKDTYEWKQWLDTLPYLESVSVRRCFKPQDFGTLKNVQLHVFCDSSQLGYGACVYLRLKDEKNLISCSLVAGKSRLAPIKQTSIPRLELSGAVVASRLYTLVADELEIDIDSVTFWTDSMIILGYIKNETRRFKTFVGNRVSEIHDVTSRDQWRHVDTASNPADVASRGMHASDFKTMKFWMHGPEFLQKDESHWPSHLTKPELDDDDTELKKEVVVNTTSAVETIQSIIDRYSSWTKLRRAVAWLLRYKAYCRRKHLNHTLGLSEGDLSTNELNMAEHTILALVQRTSFTDERICLQNGNSVRKDSCLASLNPIIHHDLIRVQGRLQCEYPSKYPVVLPSKHHVTKLIIKHIHEHNGHVGKEHVLSMSREKYWILHGPSAVKSILRGCIPCRRQHTPLMTQQMAPLLDEQTTPDMPPFSHIVIDYFGPFIVKTAHAREKRYGCIFTCLTSRAVHFEIAHSLSTDSFISAFQRFQSRRGRPRKVFSDNGTNLVGGETELRKSLQLWNQSKLSGFFAQNDIEWHFNPPNASHMGGAWERLIRSTRVILKSLVREQLLNDEQLLTLMAETEKILNDRPLTPVSSDPRDPPALTPSMLLLMKSNQCLPVGIFKKQDIYAKRWWRQVQYLADVFWKRWLREYLPLLQKRQKWQRKTVNLKKDDVVLVAVDNVPRGQWPLAREVDVNLGRDGLVRSCVIRTKSGQLIRPVTKLCLLEASM, encoded by the coding sequence atgagaaaatgtgaaattacTTTGTCTCAGTTAGGATTTAAGTCAGACATAGATAACACAGACAACTTACGTCGCATTGTTAGACGTTTGCCTATGCACGTCCGCGGTAAATGGGTAGATATTGCACACTCAATAACTGAGTCTGGTAGGGAACCGGGCTTTTCAGATCTAGTGAAATTTGTAGAAGAAAAGGCTCGAATCGCCACTTCCCTATATGGCCTTGACCTTGCAAATGAAAAGAGTCATGGTAAGATTGTTGAAGATCGAACCTTTAAGTCAAAGCCAAGTCCTGCACCTCGTAGAAATAATGCTGTCAGTTTTGCTACGAATAGTGCAGTAAACAATTCTATGTATAAGCCGTCACGTAAGTGCTATTGTTGTTCAGGTAGTTGTAAAGATTTAGCTTCATGTACGAAATTTACAGCCATGAATTTAAATGACAGGGAACAGTTTGTAAAAAAGAACAGACtttgtttcaattgtttaaagGGCAAACATTTTTCTAACGTTTGTAGAAAACCTACTGGGTGCAATGTAACAGAATGTAAATCTAGACACCACTTTCTTTTACATAGTTGGGTAGATAGTAAATCTGATCACACAAATCAACAATCCGTCGTAAATTGCGCAACTAAAAGCGGATCTTATGTGAAGAACTGTTTAGGTATAATACCTGTACTTGTTAGAGGTAAAAGTGGGACATACTGCAAGACTTATGCTTTGCTTGACGAGGGAGCTGACCAGACATTATGTGATGAACGCTTGTTGAAAATGCTGAACCTACCCTCCAAACCTGTGACGTTCAAGATGTCTACAGCAAGCTCTTCCGGTATTATTGTTGAAGGACAGGAAGTTGAGCTGCACGTGCAACCGGCGTCAGGTGGTAACGACGTTACGTTGAGAAAAGTTTGGTCAGTAAAATCTCTTCCAGTATCAACTAGATCTGCTGTGAGAAACGCTGACATCCGAGATCTGCCATATTTATCTAAGATAGAAATCCCTGAAATCGACTCTAGCTCTGTGATGCTTCTTATTGGAACAGATGCACCACAGGCACATATACCCTTAGAAGTGCGTTCAGGCCGCCATGATCAACCCTACGCCATTAAAACTCAACTAGGCTGGGCAGTGCGTGGACCTGTTACAGACACTACAACACAGAAATCAGctaatgtaaattttcagcagTCAGCTGATGTATTGTTACAACAACAACTTGAGAAAATGTGGACTACGGACTTTGATgacaaagtgaaagtagaaagaaaTTCAATGTCTCTAGAAGACAAGAAAGCTTTAAACACTATGAACTCTTCGTTGAGATATGAAAATGGACATTACAAACTGAAATTACCATTGCGTGACGAGAAAGCAGTAATGCCTAACAACTTGACTCTTGCGCATGCGCGACTCGAACATTTGAAGAGGAAGTTAGCACGAGATCAAGAGCTGCATAAAATGTACACAGCATCAGTAACTGACTATATCCAGAAAGGACATGCACAGGAAGTAACACACATTGAATCTGATAGTAACCGCGTGTGGTACTTACCCCATCATCCTGTGACGAATCCTAATAAGCCCGGAAAAGTGAGAGTTGTATTTGACTGTGCCGCCAAATACAAAGGAATTTCCCTAAATAGTCAACTTCTACAAGGACCCGACTTTATGAACAGCTTGGTTGGCGTTTTAATCAGATTTCGTCAAGAGCCCGTTGCTATAGCAGCCGACATCGAGGCTATGTTTCATCAGGTCCGTGTCGAAGATTTAGATTGTGATGCCCTACGGTTTCTATGGTGGCCTGAAGGGGACATGACTCAACAACCTAGATGCTATAAGATGCTGGTTCACCTATTTGGCGCGACCTCATCCCCAAGTTGCACAGCATATGCATTAATACGAACAGCGACGGATAACGCACATATGTATAAACCAGAGGTAATCAACACCGTTAAAAGGAACTTTTACGTTGACGACTGCTTAAAATCAGTTTCTTCTGATGAGAAAGCAATCGAGTTAGCCGCAGACTTACAGTCATTGTTAAGGAGAGGAGGATTTCGTCTGACGAAATGGCTCAGCAATAAGAGAGATGTCGTTGAATCTATCCCAGAGTCAGAACGAGCGCCATCTATAATGAATCTTAGCAAGAGCGACAGTTTGCCAGTAGATCGTGCCCTCGGTGTTCAGTGGAATGTAGAGAAAGATGAACTCAAATTTAAAGTGAAAGTAAGTGAAAAGCCAATAACAAGACGTGGCATCCTTTCCATCGTCAGTTCCATATTCGATCCCCTTGGACTTGTAGCACCAGTAACTCTACGTGCAAAAGCTATAGTACAAAACCTATGTAGACAGAAGCTTTCATGGGACGATCCTATCCCTGAAAAAGATACGTACGAGTGGAAACAATGGTTAGATACTCTTCCATATTTAGAATCTGTCTCTGTGAGAAGATGTTTTAAACCACAGGACTTTGGAACCTTAAAGAATGTCCAGCTACATGTATTCTGCGACAGTTCTCAACTTGGTTACGGCGCATGCGTGTACTTGAgattaaaagatgaaaagaacCTGATTTCATGCTCTCTGGTTGCTGGAAAATCACGACTAGCGCCAATAAAACAGACATCTATTCCAAGACTTGAACTTTCAGGAGCAGTTGTCGCTTCCCGGCTTTATACGCTAGTAGCAGACGAACTAGAAATAGACATTGACAGTGTGACATTCTGGACAGATTCTATGATTATCCTTGGATATATTAAAAACGAAACCCGGAGATTCAAAACCTTTGTTGGAAATAGGGTAAGTGAAATTCATGATGTGACGTCACGAGACCAATGGAGACACGTAGATACGGCTTCCAATCCAGCAGACGTCGCTTCTAGAGGAATGCATGCCAGTGATTTTAAGACAATGAAATTTTGGATGCATGGACCTGAATTCCTTCAGAAAGATGAAAGCCATTGGCCAAGCCACCTAACTAAACCTGAATTAGACGACGACGACACTGAGCTGAAAAAAGAGGTTGTCGTCAACACAACTAGTGCAGTTGAAACCATTCAAAGTATAATAGATAGATACTCCAGTTGGACGAAGCTGAGAAGGGCCGTTGCTTGGTTACTAAGATATAAGGCATACTGCAGACGTAAACACTTAAACCACACCTTGGGACTGAGTGAAGGTGACTTAAGCACCAATGAACTCAACATGGCGGAACATACCATATTAGCGTTGGTTCAACGTACGTCGTTTACCGATGAGAGAATATGTCTACAAAATGGGAATTCTGTAAGAAAAGACAGTTGTTTAGCATCTTTGAACCCGATTATACACCATGATCTGATCAGAGTACAAGGACGCTTACAATGCGAATATCCAAGTAAATATCCAGTCGTACTACCTAGCAAACACCATGTaacaaaactaataataaaacatatccaCGAACATAATGGTCACGTTGGAAAAGAGCATGTACTTTCTATGTCACGTGAGAAATATTGGATTCTACACGGACCTAGCGCAGTGAAGAGTATTTTGAGAGGTTGCATCCCATGCAGACGACAACATACACCGTTAATGACCCAACAGATGGCGCCCTTGCTTGACGAGCAGACGACACCGGATATGCCACCATTTTCCCATATTGTAATCGATTATTTCGGACCATTTATTGTGAAGACAGCTCATGCACGAGAAAAGCGTTATGGTTGTATTTTCACGTGCCTAACGTCGCGTGcggtacattttgaaattgctcacaGTCTATCTACTGATTCCTTCATATCTGCCTTTCAACGCTTTCAAAGTCGACGTGGACGCCCACGGAAAGTCTTCAGTGATAATGGAACCAATCTTGTTGGAGGTGAAACTGAACTCCGAAAATCATTGCAGCTATGGAACCAGTCCAAACTCAGTGGATTTTTtgctcagaacgacattgaatgGCATTTCAACCCTCCGAACGCAAGCCATATGGGAGGAGCATGGGAACGTTTAATTCGTTCTACTAGAGTTATATTGAAATCTCTCGTCCGAGAACAACTACTTAACGACGAGCAGCTGCTTACATTAATGGCTGAAACAGAGAAAATACTAAATGACAGACCTTTGACACCCGTTAGCAGTGATCCCAGAGACCCACCAGCATTAACGCCGAGTATGCTACTGCTAATGAAATCAAACCAGTGCTTACCTGTTGGTATCTTTAAGAAGCAAGATATATACGCAAAACGGTGGTGGAGACAAGTGCAGTATCTCGCAGATGTATTTTGGAAACGATGGTTGAGAGAATACTTACCACTACTTCAGAAACGTCAGAAATGGCAACGTAAAACTGTAAACCTGAAGAAAGATGATGTAGTTCTTGTTGCCGTTGACAACGTTCCCAGAGGACAGTGGCCACTAGCCCGAGAGGTTGACGTGAATCTTGGTAGAGATGGCCTAGTTAGAAGCTGTGTGATCAGAACTAAATCAGGTCAATTGATTAGGCCAGTTACTAAACTGTGTCTTCTTGAGGCTTCAATGTAA